A genomic stretch from Telmatocola sphagniphila includes:
- a CDS encoding SdrD B-like domain-containing protein codes for MRWLRKSLSQAVQKSLRLPSPTRKNHLHVQELESRDVPSVSGLVFRDYNANGVLDSREPGVAGVTVTAYDINNNVVGTTTTTTNGTYNLNFATVSNRPLRLEFTNYASYLQPGAQGASAGTDVQFVIDGATGVNFDLNNPLDYAQAASQLTIATQEYVYGNQLTGANANSPVLVSFNYNAAGPANNGGSPYTVLATAKQIGTTWGETYQNTSNTIFVSAFMKSYAGFGPGGPGAIYAVNTVTGQVTLLYTVQNVGTDPHPTDATNDANWFNDVNSFDSVGKVGLGGLQISADGRSLYTVNLNTNQLVVIPITASGAFDGGRSVQTFNIPNPNAALGAARAGDIHAFAVALNDGTIYVGEVDSAQSSQKASDMAAYVYAFNPATNTFNTTPVLNFPLNYNRGDVNVVSGISATWNPWISSWNQSLALNAGNPLFPSYPQAMLTGITFDNGSMVLGFRDRWGDQTGYKVGAPIAGDNTQYSGIAGGDILRASQNLNGNGVPNGTFTIEPLTYPPQTNVTKYYTGANYQNFHDDIAEGGVVQVPGFSDVITSAFDPIQGGSKYTGGVIHLNDTTGVRVAGADYQLYDGSNLAAFGKANGIGDVVALQSPAPIEIGNRVWADTNGDGIQEAGEPGINGITVDLLLNGNVIQTATTSNGGQYYFTGLLPNTNYQVRIDPNQTTLTNDGLTTLTQANVGSATDPNINSKATLVGGLAVINLTTGGPGNNDYSFDVGFTTPPVANVTVKKVADNPTVVAGAQAGYTLTITNTGPATATGVTLSDPLPALGGNNVWAIDPASTNAGSFTITGSAGSQSLTFSSSVSTLAVNTPLVVHVVGTTTPTAAAGFTTTLTNTATVNATNETVHNQTSTATVTVLSPDVTVTKTADAATINGGQTAGFTVTINNIGAGTANGVTLVDALPNLGTGTTWQIDNTIGNPASFVLGGTAGAQTLSLVNGTNLAAAGSLKVHITAVSVPGLAPFTANFPNTATVSATNEATSLQNSTATASVTVLSPDVTVTKTADAAGLTAGQTAGFTVTITNTGLAPAQGVTLTDPLPALGGTNLWSIDTTKGNPAAFQLSGAAGAQTLSLVGTPTLAAGASLTLHITGVTTTSNLTLPNTATVSATNEAPPLQNQKSTATITIGTLSIGDFVWKDLNDNGIQDTNEPGVQGVSVELLSGTTVLQTTTTDANGKYLFTNLSAGTYTVEFVPSTLPAGYVFTKPNATGSTTANDSNANVTTGLTAPITLTNASDLTVDAGLVAVSSLAGNVYVDNNNNGVRDSGEAGIPNTTLTLTGTDDLGNAVSKTTLTASDGTYSFPNLRPGNYTITETQPAGFQNGKDAVGSAGGTLGNDVLSNITLAPGVSGINYNFGEINTTDIAVTQTVSKALVNVGDIVDLTFVVKNNGPLDALNTKMTTPLPTGLVFQNVVSGPGQGTYDPSTGIWNLGTLQNGVSTTLVIAVQVTQSGVFTNTAVVSTSNPETTYVNNVSPITISTIQGASKQQFLSSQPTSPGGSVSNLQPPNPGAPSVASDAIIVTGVASGAAPLIQVFNRATGAPQLSFLAFSSGFLGGVSVALGDVNGDGVADIIVGAGIGGQGHVEVFDGSTGQLIRSFLAFPGFNGAITVASADINGDGHADIIVGAGAGAPGGHVEVFDGASTTSTPAMLASFFAYDQGYLGGVNVAAGALVAGQNPDVITGSAEGATHVKAFSISGGVATQIRSFIAFAGNASGIAVAAGDTTGSGHANIIVSTTSGSSAVGIFDGTTSNLVRSFTAFPGTNAGAFVAAADANGDGKADVIVSGGPGSASQVKVFDGPTGSLLDSFLAYNSSFTGGATVAGVRQV; via the coding sequence ATGCGCTGGCTCCGGAAGTCTCTCTCGCAGGCGGTCCAAAAGTCCCTTCGCCTGCCGTCGCCTACGAGGAAAAATCATCTCCATGTTCAGGAGCTGGAATCTCGAGATGTGCCTTCGGTCAGCGGCTTAGTATTTCGGGATTACAACGCCAACGGGGTTCTGGATTCGCGTGAGCCGGGCGTAGCGGGCGTGACCGTGACCGCTTACGACATCAACAACAACGTTGTGGGCACGACGACTACCACCACGAACGGCACTTACAACCTCAACTTTGCCACGGTGTCCAATCGCCCGCTGCGCTTGGAGTTCACCAACTATGCCAGCTACCTTCAGCCTGGCGCTCAAGGCGCTAGCGCCGGAACCGACGTGCAGTTTGTGATCGATGGGGCTACAGGGGTGAATTTCGACCTCAATAACCCTCTGGACTACGCTCAAGCGGCTAGCCAGTTGACGATAGCGACTCAAGAATACGTTTACGGCAATCAGCTGACGGGAGCCAATGCCAATTCCCCCGTGCTGGTGAGTTTCAACTATAACGCGGCCGGTCCAGCCAATAATGGCGGTTCGCCCTATACCGTTCTGGCGACGGCCAAGCAGATCGGGACGACCTGGGGCGAGACTTACCAGAACACTTCGAACACCATCTTCGTCTCGGCCTTCATGAAGAGTTATGCCGGGTTCGGTCCCGGGGGTCCCGGCGCCATCTATGCGGTGAACACGGTGACTGGGCAGGTCACCCTCCTTTACACCGTGCAAAATGTGGGCACCGATCCGCACCCGACCGATGCGACGAATGATGCCAACTGGTTCAACGACGTCAATTCCTTCGATTCCGTGGGCAAAGTGGGTTTGGGCGGCCTGCAGATTTCCGCCGATGGGCGTTCGCTCTACACGGTGAACCTCAATACGAATCAGTTGGTGGTCATCCCGATCACAGCTTCGGGGGCATTCGACGGTGGCCGCTCGGTTCAAACGTTTAACATTCCCAATCCGAACGCGGCTTTGGGAGCGGCTCGCGCGGGGGATATTCATGCCTTCGCGGTTGCTCTGAACGACGGCACGATTTACGTCGGGGAAGTGGATAGCGCCCAGTCGTCTCAGAAAGCTTCGGACATGGCCGCTTATGTCTACGCTTTCAATCCGGCCACAAACACCTTCAACACGACTCCCGTTTTGAATTTTCCGCTCAACTATAATCGCGGGGATGTGAACGTCGTCTCGGGAATCTCGGCCACCTGGAATCCCTGGATCTCGAGTTGGAATCAAAGTCTTGCTCTCAATGCGGGGAATCCACTTTTCCCCAGCTATCCGCAGGCGATGCTGACCGGCATTACTTTCGATAACGGAAGTATGGTTCTAGGTTTCCGGGATCGTTGGGGCGATCAGACCGGATATAAGGTCGGAGCGCCTATTGCAGGAGATAATACACAATACAGCGGTATTGCCGGGGGCGATATTCTGCGAGCTTCCCAGAATCTCAACGGCAATGGCGTGCCCAACGGTACGTTCACCATTGAGCCGCTGACCTATCCGCCACAAACCAATGTCACCAAGTATTACACCGGCGCGAACTATCAGAACTTCCACGACGATATCGCCGAGGGCGGCGTCGTGCAGGTTCCCGGATTTTCCGATGTGATCACCTCCGCATTCGACCCGATTCAGGGTGGCTCGAAGTATACGGGCGGCGTGATTCATCTCAACGACACCACCGGAGTGCGGGTCGCTGGCGCGGACTATCAGTTATACGACGGTAGCAATCTGGCGGCTTTCGGTAAGGCCAACGGCATCGGTGATGTAGTCGCCTTGCAGTCTCCCGCACCTATCGAAATCGGTAACCGCGTCTGGGCCGACACCAACGGCGATGGTATTCAGGAAGCTGGCGAGCCGGGCATCAATGGTATAACAGTCGATTTGCTGCTGAACGGCAACGTCATTCAGACGGCTACAACCAGTAACGGAGGCCAGTATTACTTCACTGGTCTCCTGCCGAACACCAACTATCAGGTTCGGATCGATCCGAATCAAACTACTTTGACCAATGACGGCCTGACCACTCTCACCCAGGCCAATGTCGGCAGTGCCACCGATCCGAACATCAATTCGAAGGCCACCCTTGTTGGCGGTCTGGCAGTCATTAATCTGACCACCGGCGGTCCGGGTAACAATGACTACTCTTTCGACGTCGGTTTCACCACTCCGCCGGTTGCTAATGTCACGGTGAAGAAAGTCGCGGATAATCCGACGGTTGTTGCTGGGGCTCAAGCCGGCTACACGCTGACCATCACCAACACCGGCCCGGCTACAGCCACGGGCGTAACGCTGAGCGATCCATTACCCGCTCTGGGCGGAAATAATGTCTGGGCTATCGATCCCGCCAGTACGAATGCCGGTTCGTTCACCATCACAGGTTCCGCCGGCAGCCAGTCGCTGACCTTCTCCTCCAGTGTGAGTACTCTGGCCGTCAACACGCCGCTCGTCGTTCACGTTGTCGGTACGACGACGCCGACCGCAGCGGCCGGATTTACCACCACGCTGACGAATACCGCTACGGTCAACGCGACCAACGAAACTGTTCACAACCAGACTTCGACGGCTACGGTTACCGTGCTTTCGCCTGATGTCACCGTGACCAAGACGGCCGATGCCGCCACTATCAATGGCGGTCAAACGGCTGGCTTCACAGTTACGATCAACAATATCGGTGCCGGTACCGCCAATGGCGTGACCCTGGTCGATGCATTGCCGAACCTGGGAACTGGTACCACCTGGCAGATCGATAATACGATTGGTAATCCGGCCTCCTTCGTACTCGGCGGAACGGCCGGCGCTCAGACGCTGTCGCTGGTCAACGGCACCAACCTGGCTGCGGCCGGTTCCTTGAAAGTGCATATCACCGCGGTATCCGTACCCGGTCTGGCTCCCTTCACGGCGAACTTCCCGAACACGGCCACGGTCAGCGCTACCAATGAAGCTACCAGTCTGCAAAATTCCACCGCTACCGCTTCGGTGACGGTACTTTCGCCCGATGTGACTGTGACCAAGACGGCCGATGCCGCGGGCCTGACCGCCGGTCAAACTGCCGGTTTCACCGTAACGATCACCAACACCGGTCTGGCACCGGCGCAGGGCGTTACCCTCACCGATCCGCTGCCGGCTCTGGGCGGCACGAATCTCTGGTCGATCGATACCACCAAGGGTAACCCCGCCGCCTTCCAGTTAAGCGGCGCTGCCGGCGCGCAGACCCTGTCGCTGGTCGGAACCCCGACTCTGGCCGCCGGGGCCAGCCTGACGTTGCACATCACCGGTGTGACGACTACCTCGAATCTGACACTGCCCAACACGGCCACGGTCAGTGCGACTAACGAAGCCCCGCCGCTGCAAAATCAGAAATCCACCGCAACTATCACCATCGGCACGCTGTCGATTGGCGATTTCGTGTGGAAAGATCTGAACGACAACGGCATTCAAGATACCAATGAGCCGGGCGTTCAGGGGGTCAGCGTCGAGTTGTTGAGCGGAACCACTGTTCTGCAGACCACGACGACCGATGCAAACGGCAAGTACCTGTTCACCAACTTGAGTGCGGGAACTTACACGGTCGAGTTTGTACCCAGTACATTGCCCGCCGGTTATGTCTTTACCAAACCGAACGCAACAGGCTCAACGACGGCGAATGACAGCAACGCCAACGTAACTACGGGTCTCACGGCACCGATTACACTGACCAACGCTTCGGACCTGACTGTCGATGCCGGTCTCGTAGCTGTGTCCAGCCTTGCGGGTAACGTCTACGTCGACAACAACAACAACGGCGTTCGAGATTCTGGGGAAGCGGGCATTCCTAACACGACCCTGACCCTGACCGGAACCGACGATCTGGGCAATGCCGTCAGCAAGACGACTTTGACCGCTTCGGATGGTACGTATAGCTTCCCGAATCTGCGACCGGGCAATTACACGATTACCGAAACGCAGCCCGCGGGATTCCAGAATGGTAAGGACGCGGTCGGCAGCGCGGGTGGGACCTTGGGCAACGATGTTCTTTCGAACATTACCCTGGCTCCCGGCGTCAGCGGCATCAACTATAACTTCGGGGAAATCAACACAACCGATATCGCGGTGACTCAAACCGTGAGCAAGGCGCTGGTCAACGTCGGCGACATCGTCGATCTGACGTTCGTCGTCAAGAACAACGGTCCACTCGATGCCTTGAATACCAAGATGACCACGCCCTTGCCCACCGGTCTGGTCTTCCAGAACGTGGTCAGCGGTCCGGGTCAGGGCACTTACGACCCATCCACGGGTATCTGGAATCTGGGCACTCTCCAAAACGGCGTCAGCACCACCTTGGTAATCGCCGTCCAGGTGACTCAGTCGGGAGTCTTCACGAACACGGCCGTTGTCTCGACTTCGAATCCGGAGACGACTTATGTGAATAACGTCTCTCCGATCACCATCAGCACGATTCAAGGGGCTTCGAAGCAACAGTTCCTCAGCTCGCAACCCACCAGTCCCGGCGGCTCGGTATCCAACCTGCAACCGCCTAATCCGGGGGCTCCCTCGGTGGCTAGCGACGCGATCATTGTGACGGGCGTGGCCAGTGGAGCTGCTCCGTTGATTCAGGTCTTCAATCGAGCCACGGGTGCTCCGCAGCTGAGCTTCCTGGCCTTTAGCTCCGGCTTCCTCGGCGGCGTCAGCGTCGCTCTGGGCGATGTAAATGGCGACGGCGTGGCCGACATCATCGTCGGGGCCGGTATCGGTGGACAAGGTCACGTCGAAGTGTTCGACGGTTCGACGGGCCAACTGATTCGCAGCTTCCTGGCGTTCCCGGGCTTCAACGGTGCCATCACGGTGGCCTCTGCGGATATCAATGGCGATGGCCATGCCGATATCATCGTCGGAGCCGGTGCGGGTGCACCCGGTGGCCACGTCGAAGTCTTTGATGGGGCTTCCACCACTTCGACTCCCGCTATGCTGGCCAGCTTCTTCGCCTACGACCAGGGTTACCTGGGCGGTGTGAACGTCGCGGCCGGTGCTTTGGTGGCGGGCCAGAATCCGGATGTCATCACCGGATCGGCGGAAGGTGCTACCCATGTGAAGGCGTTCTCGATCAGCGGCGGAGTGGCTACTCAAATCCGTAGCTTTATCGCTTTCGCGGGTAATGCTTCGGGTATCGCAGTTGCTGCTGGAGATACCACGGGCAGCGGTCATGCCAACATCATCGTCTCGACGACCTCCGGCTCCTCGGCGGTCGGAATTTTCGATGGAACCACTTCGAATCTGGTTCGCTCGTTCACCGCATTCCCCGGTACGAACGCCGGGGCCTTCGTGGCGGCTGCCGACGCGAATGGCGATGGTAAGGCCGATGTGATCGTCTCGGGTGGTCCCGGTTCGGCTTCTCAGGTCAAAGTGTTCGATGGCCCGACCGGTTCGCTGCTGGATAGCTTCCTGGCCTACAACAGCTCCTTCACTGGGGGAGCCACTGTGGCGGGCGTCCGTCAGGTCTAG
- a CDS encoding WD40 repeat domain-containing serine/threonine protein kinase has translation MTTVTVTACPPPERLKALLDQQLTETETCEIVAHLDACENCSQKLEEIAGGGDKVRQLVKHCDKEKPDTTSAYWPALEQIEQEFKRSTSDRTALVRTKPGQEISPVDTRQEISFDFLDPPEQPDSLGTLDRFQILNVIGRGGMGVVFRALDACLERIVAIKMLDPQYAKNELAHDRFCREARSAAKIMHENVVTIHHVDENEKKELPYIVMQYVKGQSLQDRLDNKKAMELYDIVRIGKQIASGLAAAHSENLIHRDVKPANILIEERTNRVLLTDFGLARMSEDVKLTQTGFVAGTPLFMSPEQARGEAVDYRSDLFSLGSVLYAMCTGSPPFIGSTPFLVLRSVTELSPKPIQELNPTVPDWLAEVIERLLAKDPKSRYQSAAEVADILEQELVSIPRRSYKTSVRTRTPLLPKITRGVSGRRLSYIGLASLLLTAGLLTTEATRLTHFTVLGQRNLSSAKLGSGEVDDAPQKPKQLLPVKSGPVWGIAYSHDGKMLATGSEDGAIRFWNAKTGEANFTINNAHNGPIWALAFNNDGTEIYSCSDDGLLKLWRLSDQRYTKFMPVESGIRSIAVSKSGQYVATGARNGVVSIHDIRQGVTLASLASHDGPVMAMAFSPNDEILASGSIDKTVKLWQVNPKNTRNALVPKNILKHETSIYTLAFSPDGKLLATAGWDSEIRIWSMAKDNMIKQFEAHRSEIFGLKFNPLNSELISVGSDRMVKFWEAESGTLKHAFRAHDGPITNITFAPDGKTFATSSRDGTVQEWDTPR, from the coding sequence ATGACAACTGTGACCGTGACCGCCTGCCCACCTCCTGAGAGGCTCAAAGCTCTGCTCGATCAGCAGCTGACCGAAACAGAGACTTGCGAAATCGTCGCGCACCTGGATGCCTGCGAAAACTGCTCGCAAAAACTCGAAGAAATTGCCGGCGGCGGCGACAAAGTCCGTCAGCTCGTCAAACATTGCGACAAGGAAAAGCCAGATACCACTTCCGCTTACTGGCCGGCCCTCGAACAGATCGAACAGGAATTCAAACGCTCCACCTCCGATCGCACCGCGCTGGTCCGCACCAAACCGGGTCAGGAAATTTCTCCGGTGGATACCCGCCAGGAGATCTCCTTCGACTTTTTGGATCCTCCCGAACAGCCCGATTCGCTGGGCACTCTGGACCGCTTTCAGATTCTCAATGTGATCGGTCGCGGCGGCATGGGCGTCGTCTTTCGGGCATTGGATGCCTGCCTGGAACGCATCGTTGCCATCAAGATGCTCGATCCGCAGTACGCCAAGAACGAACTGGCGCACGATCGCTTTTGCCGCGAAGCGCGCTCGGCTGCGAAGATCATGCACGAAAACGTAGTGACCATTCACCACGTCGATGAGAACGAAAAGAAAGAACTGCCTTATATCGTCATGCAGTACGTGAAAGGGCAGTCGCTGCAGGATCGGCTCGACAACAAGAAGGCGATGGAGCTTTACGACATCGTGCGCATCGGCAAGCAGATCGCCTCCGGGCTGGCGGCCGCGCACTCGGAAAATCTGATTCACCGCGATGTCAAACCGGCTAACATTCTCATCGAAGAACGGACCAATCGCGTTCTTCTGACCGATTTCGGCCTGGCCCGCATGAGCGAGGATGTGAAGCTGACGCAGACCGGTTTTGTGGCCGGTACACCTTTGTTCATGTCTCCCGAGCAGGCGCGCGGCGAAGCCGTCGATTATCGTTCCGACCTCTTCAGCCTGGGCAGCGTGCTGTATGCGATGTGCACCGGCAGCCCGCCGTTCATCGGTTCAACGCCGTTTCTGGTACTGCGCAGCGTTACTGAACTGAGCCCCAAGCCCATTCAGGAGCTAAATCCCACCGTTCCCGATTGGCTGGCCGAAGTGATTGAAAGACTCTTGGCCAAGGATCCCAAGAGCCGGTATCAGTCGGCGGCGGAAGTGGCCGATATCCTGGAACAGGAACTGGTTTCGATTCCCCGGCGCTCCTATAAAACGTCGGTCCGCACGCGTACCCCGTTGTTGCCCAAGATCACGCGCGGCGTCTCGGGCCGTCGGCTCAGTTATATCGGACTGGCTTCGCTTCTATTAACGGCAGGTTTACTTACCACCGAAGCGACCCGTCTCACGCACTTCACCGTGCTGGGGCAGCGAAATTTGTCCTCCGCGAAGCTCGGATCTGGTGAAGTCGATGATGCCCCGCAGAAGCCCAAGCAGTTATTGCCCGTGAAATCGGGACCTGTTTGGGGAATAGCGTACAGCCACGACGGTAAGATGCTGGCCACCGGCAGCGAAGATGGAGCCATCCGCTTTTGGAATGCCAAAACCGGCGAAGCAAACTTTACGATCAATAACGCGCACAACGGCCCGATTTGGGCCCTGGCCTTCAACAACGACGGCACGGAAATCTATTCCTGCAGCGATGATGGTCTACTGAAACTCTGGCGGCTATCGGACCAAAGGTACACGAAGTTCATGCCGGTTGAATCTGGCATTCGGTCTATCGCCGTCAGTAAGAGCGGGCAGTATGTGGCCACCGGAGCACGAAACGGCGTGGTTTCCATTCACGATATTCGCCAGGGGGTAACGCTCGCTTCCCTGGCTTCGCATGATGGGCCGGTAATGGCTATGGCGTTTTCGCCGAACGATGAAATTCTAGCCAGCGGCAGTATCGATAAAACTGTCAAGCTCTGGCAGGTGAACCCTAAAAATACCCGCAATGCGTTAGTGCCAAAAAACATCTTGAAGCATGAGACTTCCATTTACACACTGGCCTTTTCGCCGGATGGGAAGTTGCTGGCCACCGCCGGATGGGATAGCGAAATCCGCATCTGGAGCATGGCGAAGGATAATATGATCAAGCAGTTCGAAGCGCATCGCAGCGAGATCTTCGGCTTGAAGTTCAACCCGTTAAATTCCGAGTTGATATCGGTGGGTAGCGACCGGATGGTCAAGTTCTGGGAAGCGGAATCGGGAACCCTCAAGCACGCTTTCCGGGCTCACGATGGGCCGATCACGAATATCACCTTCGCTCCGGACGGTAAGACGTTTGCGACGTCGAGTCGCGATGGCACCGTGCAGGAGTGGGACACGCCGCGGTAG
- a CDS encoding RNA polymerase sigma factor gives MVSTRQTPPAVVGSQRIPDTRVSLLLRIQDPADTMAWNEFIGLYAAIVYGFARKRGLQDADAADLMQEVFRSVARAIGGWSYDTNKGKFRSWLYAITRNKVFNFLDSQRRHPRGSGDSNVHRRLEEQTEGGEDQDQWDQEYERKTFAWAADQIKDEFQKTTWQAFWMTAVEDKSVKEVGDLLGMSPGAIYVAKSRVIARLREKIAEIQAE, from the coding sequence ATGGTTTCGACACGTCAAACGCCGCCGGCGGTCGTCGGTTCGCAGCGTATCCCTGATACTCGAGTCAGTCTGCTGCTTCGCATTCAGGATCCCGCTGATACGATGGCATGGAATGAATTCATCGGACTTTATGCTGCGATTGTGTACGGCTTCGCGCGTAAACGCGGCCTGCAGGATGCCGATGCGGCCGATCTGATGCAGGAAGTGTTTCGCAGTGTGGCCCGCGCTATTGGGGGCTGGTCGTACGATACCAACAAAGGAAAGTTTCGATCCTGGTTGTACGCGATCACCCGGAACAAAGTATTTAATTTCCTCGATTCGCAGCGTCGCCACCCGCGGGGTTCAGGGGATTCGAACGTGCATCGCCGGCTCGAAGAGCAGACCGAAGGCGGCGAGGATCAGGATCAGTGGGATCAGGAATACGAACGGAAGACGTTCGCCTGGGCCGCCGATCAGATTAAGGACGAGTTTCAAAAAACCACCTGGCAGGCTTTCTGGATGACCGCCGTTGAGGATAAATCCGTGAAAGAAGTGGGCGATCTGCTCGGTATGTCCCCTGGAGCCATTTATGTGGCCAAAAGTCGAGTAATTGCTCGCCTCCGGGAGAAAATTGCCGAGATACAGGCCGAATAG
- a CDS encoding BBP7 family outer membrane beta-barrel protein: MKKFKRSLYGALAGCLFAPGVSLAQSSGIDADWAEKLLPSKAQTPPTPQSYRLLTPYNPNNKQPYAKSDLPVIVQVGWAGDGGYSFKPTPLPGLSMMFQGNSTPTTNGLPTNYSGSGDASSYAAAGQELIPAPMVVPQKVPQVPSLMPTTTVPSAIQPGTPTAPKINSDGVAAPVITTTVPTVQQGIVPPSSVPASTGIIQTVPQQGVISQTMPQIGVIRKSKPDFLTEVCGTTDATCNLPCNCGPNGRIWLSGEYAWVWGKGMSIPPLVTTAPAGLPVTTAGTLGDPNTRILYGNSNILDNGQSAFRIRGGGWLDSQNTCGIDFSLLYVPKQSANFVAGNAGNPGLFRPFFNAVTGTQFTELVSFLNPNLSPVLAGTVQVNSSSQVWTGDLNFRKNLFCDPCSRMDFLIGYRYFRLDESLSVQENLTATDPNGVRAPLGTTFTVLDSFNTKNDFNGGQVGLTGEIRRDNWIFGYRGTVAIGDMHSQVNIFGATVAQIPGQTPVVGTGGLLALPSNIGSYSKDRFAFLPELGGTIGYQITQNTRAFVGYNVLYVSSVQRPGDQIDTVINTSQIPPGTLSGVARPTYLNKSTDYWLQSVSAGIEFRF, from the coding sequence ATGAAAAAGTTCAAACGATCGCTCTATGGAGCATTGGCCGGGTGTCTGTTCGCTCCAGGTGTAAGTCTGGCCCAAAGCTCCGGCATCGATGCCGACTGGGCGGAGAAACTCTTGCCCTCGAAAGCTCAAACTCCGCCGACGCCCCAATCGTACCGGCTCTTGACTCCTTACAATCCAAACAACAAACAGCCATACGCCAAGTCCGACTTACCGGTTATCGTGCAAGTCGGTTGGGCAGGCGATGGTGGCTACAGCTTCAAGCCGACGCCACTGCCCGGGCTGTCGATGATGTTCCAGGGGAACTCGACCCCCACCACGAACGGACTGCCCACCAACTATTCCGGTTCCGGTGACGCCAGCAGCTACGCCGCCGCCGGGCAGGAATTGATTCCCGCTCCGATGGTCGTGCCCCAGAAGGTACCTCAGGTTCCTTCCCTGATGCCGACCACGACGGTACCGTCGGCTATTCAACCCGGTACTCCCACCGCCCCCAAGATCAATTCGGATGGCGTGGCCGCCCCGGTCATTACGACGACCGTTCCCACCGTTCAACAGGGTATCGTTCCACCCAGCAGCGTACCGGCCAGCACGGGAATCATCCAAACGGTTCCTCAGCAGGGCGTGATCAGCCAGACTATGCCGCAGATCGGCGTGATTAGGAAGTCCAAACCTGACTTCCTCACGGAAGTCTGTGGAACGACTGATGCCACCTGCAATCTGCCTTGCAATTGCGGGCCTAACGGTCGGATCTGGCTGAGCGGTGAGTACGCCTGGGTCTGGGGTAAGGGCATGTCCATCCCGCCGCTGGTCACGACGGCCCCCGCCGGGCTGCCGGTAACCACCGCCGGTACGCTGGGCGATCCCAATACCCGCATTCTGTACGGCAACAGCAACATCCTGGATAACGGGCAGTCGGCTTTCCGCATTCGCGGCGGCGGCTGGCTCGATAGCCAGAACACCTGCGGCATCGACTTCAGCCTGCTTTATGTTCCCAAGCAATCGGCCAATTTCGTGGCCGGCAATGCGGGGAACCCGGGTCTGTTCCGACCGTTCTTCAACGCAGTCACCGGCACCCAGTTCACGGAGCTGGTATCGTTCCTGAACCCGAATCTGTCGCCGGTTTTGGCCGGTACCGTGCAGGTCAACTCCAGCAGTCAGGTTTGGACCGGAGACCTCAACTTCCGCAAGAACCTCTTCTGCGATCCTTGTTCGCGGATGGATTTCCTGATCGGCTATCGCTATTTCCGACTCGATGAATCGCTGAGCGTTCAGGAAAACCTGACGGCAACCGATCCGAACGGCGTGCGGGCTCCCCTGGGAACGACGTTCACCGTACTCGATTCGTTCAATACCAAGAACGACTTCAACGGCGGCCAGGTTGGCCTGACGGGTGAAATCCGACGCGACAACTGGATCTTCGGTTACCGCGGTACCGTGGCGATCGGCGACATGCACAGCCAGGTCAATATCTTCGGAGCCACGGTCGCTCAGATCCCCGGCCAGACCCCCGTGGTCGGCACCGGTGGCCTGCTGGCCCTGCCTTCGAACATCGGCAGCTACAGCAAGGACCGCTTCGCCTTCCTCCCGGAACTGGGTGGCACCATCGGCTACCAGATCACCCAGAACACGCGAGCCTTCGTCGGTTACAACGTGCTGTATGTCAGCTCGGTACAGCGACCGGGTGACCAGATCGATACCGTTATCAACACGTCGCAAATTCCTCCCGGTACGCTCTCCGGCGTGGCTCGACCGACTTACCTGAACAAGTCGACCGATTACTGGTTGCAGTCGGTCAGTGCGGGTATCGAGTTCCGATTCTAA